Part of the Flavobacterium alkalisoli genome is shown below.
TTAATGCATACGACCTTACACAAAAATTCTTAGAATATCATTTAAGAGCTATAGCTACGCAAAAGGGTGTAAAAATACTGGAAGACCTTATTAAAACTCCTTAACAAAATTTTAACATATTTATTTGTTACAAACCCGCTACTTTTGCGTTAACAAAAATGTCAAACATAAAAGTTAAACAAAAATGTCAACACAAGAACTGGATATAGATACTGAAGAGTTGATAAAAGAGACTGCCAAAAAGATATTTTTTGGTGAAGGCCGTTTTAAAGCCACTACACAGGAAATTGCAGATGCCGCCGGAGTAAACAGAACATTAATAAACTACTATTTCAGATCAAGGGACAATCTTTTTGAAATTGTATTTGAGGATGCACAGACAAAAGAAAAGGAGATGGGAGAGCAAATCATTTTTTCTGACCTGCCTTTTCATCAAAAGATAGAAAAATACCTGGACCTGTTTTTTGAGCAGGCCAAAAAGTATCCTTATCTGGAAATTTATATGGTTACCCAAATGAATCAGGGCAGCTGTTTTAAAGATTCTGAAGCCATGAACAGAATGCTTGATAAGTTTTATCTGGAAATAGCACTGGAAATGGAAAAAGGAAATATCCATAAAATGAGACCTGAGCAGTTTCTGCTTAATATGATATCGCTTACTTCGTTCCCGGTTTCCATGAGGCCATTACTTCAGGAAAACATGGGGATAAGCGAC
Proteins encoded:
- a CDS encoding TetR/AcrR family transcriptional regulator; the protein is MSTQELDIDTEELIKETAKKIFFGEGRFKATTQEIADAAGVNRTLINYYFRSRDNLFEIVFEDAQTKEKEMGEQIIFSDLPFHQKIEKYLDLFFEQAKKYPYLEIYMVTQMNQGSCFKDSEAMNRMLDKFYLEIALEMEKGNIHKMRPEQFLLNMISLTSFPVSMRPLLQENMGISDESYDAIIDERKEIIMNTLFK